In Styela clava chromosome 14, kaStyClav1.hap1.2, whole genome shotgun sequence, the following are encoded in one genomic region:
- the LOC120340963 gene encoding dynein axonemal assembly factor 5-like produces the protein MTGSGEMQVDVLTTDDIRRNIQRHVNCLSDSSKITRKRGLLEIKKETISRKLGGTILQDISADILKPVLKCFSDTSEINRELSANFVIEYFTILPTPEMSLGYILPCLVQRLGQEEIVEPSEELRLLLVENLLGLTIELCGKKIAGFLDELIQILKRTIIDPYGEVVKASCKVASELARCVPEYFHMQSESLILPLMHSIRHQHSKVRVAVLEATADVLQYGNGKNMDDVISHLAQRFFDQSSQVRKCVTRVIGRWLLELPDRYSFFYKFIPLLLTSFNDEMPDIREEAIDLWHRAGVLYEQENEKDLKDKLDFEAEIPALYPKNVQRPCVGCRELVQRNLSKLMPAIIRDLGDWVPETRQKTSQLLHVLLLHAEEYTTQHMQPLMQALIRACADNEKDVFLNALKSAELIGAFVEPEIFCKFVLPAIHSQAGVNPSALEILASVINGCSCEVLGEYLNTIVETIQDNDVCQVSEKPEYHIALIRCVNALITTCNDKADDIGLSLFTIIITVLALSKSADINAKCEESLHKISFSLGLDEVQELYVRYTKQVIDSMQNSYESWTKYSVERKIFDVLISRSGHIVGELLEEIMPILQSNLNPEKDPELRLNFFSLLSKLLLNIDNTFNSKKMFESRHVQTIITDMIAPNLVWKAGRTAGAVRTIAISSLWALLKSRAIEPDLAATLLPDPLLPLLSSTLEDDVKSTRSITAKLLTRFFSLCQTRLNPDTVQHKIYMELLKRLDDASDEIRLTVASTWTTFFKCFPTDYDVSLNRAHLEEMYSGLLVHMDDPDTNIQTAVLDALKVGGKINPSTLIKEIEKVKHKHRTAHYCDELINYLQNLP, from the exons ATGACAGGTAGTGGAGAAATGCAGGTTGATGTCCTCACAACAGATGATATTAGAAGAAATATACAACGCCATGTAAATTGTTTATCAGATTCAAGCAAGATAACTCGAAAAAGGGGACTCTTGGAGATTAAAAAAGAGACAATATCACGAAAACTTGGTGGTACAATATTACAAGATATTTCTGCTGATATTTTAAAACCAGTTCTCAAATGTTTTTCTGATACTTCTGAAATAAATCGAGAACTGTCTGCAAATTTTGTCATTGAGTATTTCACAATTTTACCAACCCCAGAGATGTCCCTCGGATATATCTTACCGTGTCTCGTTCAACGACTTGGCCAAGAAGAAATTGTTGAACCTTCGGAAGAACTTCGTTTACTTCTAGTTGAGAATTTACTTGGACTGACGATAGAATTATGTGGGAAAAAAATTGCAGGGTTTTTGGATGAATTGATTCAGATCCTGAAACGCACAATCATTGATCCTTATGGTGAAGTTGTGAAAGCTAGTTGTAAAGTCGCTTCAGAATTAGCGAGATGTGTCCCGGAATATTTTCACATGCAGTCAGAGTCTTTGATCCTCCCATTAATGCACAGTATAAGGCATCAACATTCAAAA GTGCGTGTGGCAGTACTTGAGGCTACTGCTGATGTACTTCAGTATGGAAATGGAAAAAATATGGATGACGTTATTTCACATCTGGCTCAGAGATTTTTTGATCAATCTTCTCAg gTTCGCAAATGTGTTACAAGAGTAATAGGAAGATGGCTGCTAGAACTACCAGATCGTTATTCTTTCTTCTATAAGTTTATACCTTTGTTGTTGACAAGTTTCAATGATGAAATGCCAGATATAAG GGAAGAAGCAATAGATTTGTGGCATAGAGCTGGTGTATTATACGAACAAGAAAATGAGAAAGATTTGAAAGATAAATTGGATTTTGAAGCTGAGATTCCTGCTCTATATCCAAAGAATG TGCAAAGACCTTGTGTTGGTTGTCGTGAATTGGTTCaaagaaatttatcaaaattgatgCCTGCAATTATACGAGATCTCGGTGATTGGGTTCCAGAAACAAGACAGAAAACTTCGCAGTTGCTTCATGTATTGCTGCTACATGCTGAGGAATATACAACCCAACATATGCAACCTCTCATGCAAGCATTAATTCGAGCATGCGCTGATAATGAGAAAGATGTCTTTCTGAAT GCATTAAAAAGTGCAGAATTAATTGGTGCATTCGTTGAACCagaaattttttgtaaatttgttcTTCCTGCAATCCATTCTCAAGCTGGTGTCAATCCTAGTGCACTTGAG ATTTTAGCTTCTGTAATTAATGGATGTAGTTGTGAAGTTCTTGGTGAATATCTCAATACTATTGTGGAAACAATTCAGGATAAtgatgtttgtcaagtgtcggAAAAG CCTGAATATCATATTGCGTTGATAAGATGCGTGAATGCTCTCATAACAACATGCAATGACAAGGCTGATGACATAGGATTATCTTTATTCACCATAATAATCACCGtgcttgctttgagcaaatcaGCAGACATTAATGCAAAG TGTGAGGAAAGTCTACATAAGATTTCCTTTTCTCTGGGATTGGATGAAGTTCAAGAATTATATGTTCGATACACCAAACAAGTTATTGATTCCATGCAAAATTCATATGAATCATGGACAAAATATTCAGTGGAAAGAAAAATTTTTGACGTTCTCATTTCCAGATCAG GCCACATTGTTGGAGAATTACTGGAAGAAATCATGCCGATACTTCAATCTAACCTCAATCCAGAAAAAGATCCAGAATTGAGATTAAATTTTTTCAGCTTGCTTTCTAAATTGTTGCTGAACATTGACAATACGTTTAATTCGAAAAA GATGTTTGAGTCGAGACATGTACAGACTATTATCACTGACATGATTGCTCCAAATTTGGTGTGGAAAGCTGGTAGGACAGCTGGTGCAGTTAGAACAATCGCTATATCATCGCTGTGGGCATTGTTAAAAAGCAGAGCGATAGAGCCAGATTTAGCAGCAACTCTTCTGCCTGACCCACTTCTtcctcttttatcttccactctaGAAGATGATGTTAAAAGTACAAGGAGTATTACAGCGAAATTGCTTACAAG GTTTTTCTCACTTTGTCAAACGAGACTGAATCCTGACACAGTTCAACATAAAATATACATGGAGTTATTGAAGCGTTTGGATGATGCCAGTGATGAAATACGCTTGACTGTGGCTTCCACATGGACTACTTTTTTCAAG TGCTTCCCAACAGATTATGATGTTTCATTAAACCGAGCACACTTGGAAGAAATGTACAGTGGTTTACTGGTGCATATGGATGATCCTGATACAAATATACAGACAGCTGTGCTGG atGCTCTCAAGGTTGGTGGCAAAATAAATCCGAGTACattgatcaaagaaattgagAAAGTTAAACATAAACATCGTACTGCACATTACTGTGATGAGTTGATAAATTATCTGCAGAATTTGCCTTAA